In Streptomyces qaidamensis, one DNA window encodes the following:
- a CDS encoding bifunctional GNAT family N-acetyltransferase/acetate--CoA ligase family protein, with protein MTNDLLDRPPVHALLADGTTVCIRPVRPGDHERLRSFYEEMSPENLRLRFFAASRRSAAMAADRACAPARPGYRALLTETQGRVIGLAEYDSGGEEDTADISVAVADGVHHRGVGTLLVEHLVSAARANGITAFTADALGENHEVLRLFADLGLRTARHFDGPEVRCTIQLDQDDAYLSAVEERGRAADVASLQPLFRPDAVAVVGAGRRPGSVGRAILHHLKADGFTRRLFAVNPAATAILGVPSRPSVSALPKTPDLAVLAVPAAAVPATAEECGKAGVRALLVVTAGLDADQARALMAACRTYGMRLVGPNCLGISNTDPHVSLDATFAADHPRLGTAGVAVQSGGVGIALLDGLSRLGIGVSTFASLGDKYDVSGNDMLQWWESDGRTDLALLHLESFGNPRAFSRTARRVTRRMPVLTVDAGRTEAGRRAAASHTAAAATRTMTRQALFTQAGITATRSVGELLEAAALLHSQPLPAGDGVAVVTNAGGIGVLAADACAEAGLALSSFGNELIHDLKAVLPDGAAIGNPVDATAAVTEEQLSACVERLMTYVGIDAVLVALVPTAVAEATGDDLTRAATRVPGRRDRPVAVVRLEQGVPVTLLPAADGGTIPSYAEPQAVARALAHAARRAAWLSRPVGTVPELEDIGTGRAHEIAEEYLAVWPDGGWLDPRACAELLDCYGIPQIPWAWAETEDEAVLAARRLRGPDGRVVLKAYWPGLVHKTEERAVHLDLEGDAQVRAGFRDFGTRFGDRLSGVVVQPLAERGTELFAGVVKDEVFGPLVLFGLGGTATDVLADHAARLAPLTDHDVHDLITSPRCAPLLFGSRGGRPLDLPGLEQLLLRLSRMASDLPQLAEADFNPVLATPGAVTVLDARLRLLPRRAQDPYLRRLR; from the coding sequence ATGACGAACGATCTGCTCGACCGCCCCCCGGTCCACGCGCTGCTCGCGGACGGCACCACCGTGTGCATACGCCCCGTGCGGCCGGGCGATCACGAGCGGCTGCGAAGCTTCTACGAGGAGATGTCCCCGGAGAACCTGCGGCTGCGGTTCTTCGCGGCGAGCCGCCGTTCCGCCGCGATGGCCGCCGACCGGGCCTGCGCGCCGGCGCGCCCGGGCTACCGGGCCCTGCTCACCGAGACGCAGGGCCGGGTGATCGGGCTCGCCGAGTACGACAGTGGCGGCGAGGAGGATACGGCCGATATCTCCGTCGCGGTCGCGGACGGCGTGCACCACCGTGGGGTGGGCACCCTTCTCGTCGAGCACCTGGTTTCCGCCGCCCGCGCGAACGGCATCACCGCGTTCACGGCCGACGCGTTGGGTGAGAACCATGAAGTGCTCCGGCTCTTCGCCGACCTCGGTCTGCGCACGGCCCGGCACTTCGACGGCCCCGAGGTGCGCTGCACCATTCAGCTGGACCAAGACGATGCCTACCTGTCGGCCGTGGAGGAGCGGGGCCGGGCCGCCGACGTGGCCAGTCTGCAGCCGCTCTTCCGGCCGGACGCGGTCGCCGTCGTCGGCGCCGGGCGCAGGCCCGGGTCAGTGGGCCGGGCGATCCTTCACCACCTGAAGGCCGACGGCTTCACCCGGCGCCTGTTCGCAGTGAACCCCGCCGCCACCGCGATCCTCGGCGTGCCCTCCCGCCCGTCGGTCAGCGCCCTGCCAAAGACCCCCGATCTCGCGGTTCTCGCCGTGCCCGCCGCTGCGGTGCCGGCTACCGCCGAGGAGTGCGGCAAGGCGGGCGTACGGGCTCTCCTGGTCGTCACCGCCGGCCTCGACGCCGACCAGGCACGGGCGCTCATGGCCGCCTGCCGCACGTACGGCATGCGGCTCGTCGGCCCGAACTGTCTGGGCATCTCCAACACGGATCCGCACGTCAGTCTCGACGCGACCTTCGCCGCCGACCATCCGCGCCTCGGTACGGCGGGGGTCGCCGTGCAGTCGGGCGGCGTCGGCATCGCGCTCCTCGACGGACTGTCCCGCCTCGGCATCGGCGTGTCGACCTTCGCCTCCCTCGGCGACAAGTACGACGTCAGCGGCAACGACATGCTTCAGTGGTGGGAAAGCGACGGCCGCACCGACCTCGCCCTGCTGCACCTGGAGTCGTTCGGCAACCCGCGCGCGTTCTCGCGTACGGCCCGGCGCGTGACCCGCCGCATGCCGGTCCTCACGGTGGACGCCGGCCGCACGGAGGCGGGCCGGCGGGCTGCCGCGTCGCACACCGCGGCTGCCGCCACCCGCACCATGACCCGGCAGGCGCTGTTCACGCAGGCCGGAATCACCGCCACCCGCTCGGTCGGCGAACTCCTGGAAGCCGCCGCCTTGCTGCACTCCCAGCCGCTCCCGGCGGGCGACGGCGTTGCCGTCGTCACCAACGCGGGCGGCATCGGCGTGCTTGCCGCCGACGCCTGCGCGGAGGCGGGGCTCGCGCTGTCGTCGTTCGGCAACGAGCTGATCCATGACCTGAAAGCCGTGCTGCCTGACGGAGCCGCGATCGGAAATCCGGTGGACGCCACGGCCGCGGTGACCGAGGAGCAGCTCAGCGCGTGTGTCGAGCGGCTGATGACGTACGTCGGCATCGACGCGGTCCTCGTGGCCCTGGTGCCCACGGCGGTCGCCGAGGCGACCGGCGACGACCTGACGCGGGCGGCGACCCGCGTCCCGGGCCGCCGGGACCGGCCGGTCGCCGTCGTACGCCTGGAGCAGGGCGTTCCGGTGACACTGCTGCCTGCTGCCGACGGCGGCACGATTCCCTCGTACGCCGAGCCGCAGGCCGTGGCCCGGGCGCTGGCCCACGCGGCGCGCCGCGCTGCCTGGCTCAGCCGGCCCGTCGGCACGGTCCCGGAACTGGAAGACATCGGCACAGGGCGAGCTCACGAGATCGCCGAGGAGTATCTCGCCGTGTGGCCGGATGGCGGCTGGCTCGATCCACGCGCCTGCGCTGAACTCCTCGACTGTTATGGCATCCCCCAGATTCCGTGGGCCTGGGCGGAGACAGAGGATGAGGCGGTCCTCGCGGCCCGGCGGCTGCGGGGCCCGGACGGCCGGGTGGTGCTGAAGGCGTACTGGCCGGGACTGGTGCACAAGACCGAGGAGCGTGCCGTCCATCTCGACCTCGAAGGAGACGCCCAAGTGCGGGCGGGCTTCCGGGATTTCGGGACACGTTTCGGCGACCGGCTGAGCGGGGTGGTCGTCCAGCCGCTCGCCGAGCGCGGCACCGAGCTGTTCGCCGGCGTCGTCAAGGACGAGGTCTTCGGGCCGCTCGTCCTCTTCGGGCTCGGCGGCACGGCCACAGACGTACTTGCTGACCACGCCGCCCGGCTCGCGCCGCTCACCGACCATGACGTGCACGACCTGATCACGTCTCCGCGCTGTGCACCGCTGCTGTTCGGCTCGCGTGGCGGCCGGCCCCTGGACCTCCCGGGGCTGGAACAGTTGCTCCTGCGCCTGTCGCGGATGGCGAGCGACCTTCCGCAGCTCGCGGAGGCCGACTTCAACCCGGTCCTCGCGACTCCCGGCGCGGTCACCGTGCTCGACGCCCGACTGCGCCTGCTGCCGCGCCGGGCCCAGGATCCCTATCTGCGCCGACTCCGCTGA
- a CDS encoding universal stress protein: MTRTIIVGLDGSPESRAAAEWAAREAKLRGLPVKILHVWEPVPEPVAQAPLLGAETRQHWSEKIPRDSAEGLRLRHPGVEVTAEHLAGRPSEMLCEAAKGAELLVLGSRGLSGIGGFLVGSVGLAVVAHAECPVVLVRAGEQAADEHEMDPTGIPSAATRYRPVVLGLDIDNLDASVIEFAFDEAARRDTGLRAVHGWSLPPYYMDGPTTDLERYDQIAHWHASALAEALSLWRQKYPSVEVAEESPSGSPAGRLIDASHRASLVVVGRRIRRHPFGVHIGPVTHAVLHHATAPVAVVAHD, from the coding sequence ATGACGCGCACGATCATCGTCGGCCTCGACGGCTCGCCGGAGAGCCGGGCCGCCGCCGAGTGGGCTGCCCGTGAGGCGAAACTGCGCGGCCTGCCGGTCAAGATCCTCCACGTGTGGGAGCCGGTGCCGGAGCCCGTGGCACAGGCCCCGCTGCTCGGCGCCGAGACCCGTCAGCACTGGAGCGAGAAGATTCCCCGCGATTCTGCCGAGGGTCTGCGGCTGCGCCACCCCGGTGTCGAGGTGACCGCCGAGCATCTGGCCGGTCGCCCGAGCGAGATGCTGTGCGAGGCCGCGAAGGGAGCCGAGTTGCTCGTCCTCGGCTCGCGTGGCCTGAGTGGGATCGGCGGGTTCCTGGTCGGCTCGGTCGGCTTGGCCGTCGTCGCGCACGCCGAGTGCCCCGTCGTCCTGGTCCGGGCCGGTGAGCAGGCGGCGGACGAGCACGAGATGGACCCGACGGGCATACCGTCGGCCGCGACGCGGTACCGGCCGGTCGTGCTCGGCCTCGACATCGACAACCTAGATGCCTCGGTGATCGAGTTCGCCTTCGACGAGGCTGCTCGGCGCGATACCGGCTTGCGGGCCGTGCACGGGTGGAGCCTGCCCCCGTACTACATGGACGGCCCGACCACCGACCTGGAACGGTACGACCAGATCGCCCACTGGCACGCCTCCGCACTCGCCGAGGCACTGAGCTTGTGGCGGCAGAAGTACCCGTCCGTCGAGGTAGCCGAGGAGTCCCCATCAGGCAGCCCGGCGGGCCGCCTGATCGACGCCTCCCACAGGGCCTCGCTGGTCGTCGTCGGCCGACGGATACGCCGCCACCCGTTCGGGGTGCACATCGGTCCGGTCACGCATGCCGTCCTGCACCACGCCACAGCGCCCGTCGCCGTCGTCGCCCACGACTGA
- a CDS encoding cation-translocating P-type ATPase: MSGEQASTDPLVPDLPAGEVLTALGTSRRGLPTAQARARLEKYGSNELPRAGPRAVWRQLGAQFTDLFAVVLIVASGITFLAYGLEEPRDIGTFQLAVAILGVVVVNAAIGFAQEYSAERTAQALEAMVPHTCRVLRGGERLELPARELVPGDVVVLEAGDAVSADCRVVEAHELAVNNAPLTGESNAVGRTADPVAAGPPLEARNCVFMGTDVVAGSGRGVVFATGEATEFGRIYRLAAAAPRQKTPLQLQVASMARRVAGAALAIGALMFAVRLPTGESAVALFVFALGVMVALVPEGLPATLSVSLAIGVRRMARRHALIKQLLAVEALGSTTVVCTDKTGTLTQAEMTVTQVWAGGAPHPVSGVGYEPSGAVADAAPVRELLRVAGLCCNARLVPPAGLREHWRVLGDTTEGALLVVAAKAGLDLGAEEAAAPRVTEFPFDSDRKLMTTVHKTGAGYQACVKGAPGELLARCTEVVWDGRHGLLTGADRAAVAAAGDALASQGLRVLAVAWRELDGPRPMQEEAESALTLLGLVGMLDPPRPEVTDAVAVCRRAGIRIVMVTGDHPLTGEAVARRVGLVRRPDPLVVTGARLDAMDDEALDSLLAEPSELLLCRVSPEHKMRVVTAFQRRGEVVAVTGDGANDAPALKHADIGVAMGASGTDVAREAASMVLLDDSFASIAAAVRLGRSVYQNIRKFLIYVFSSNIGELGPILAATFAGFPLVPISAVQILAIDLGSDVMPALALGAERPEPDVMDRPPRSRRERLFSAAVVGRILFLGGIQALGVCAVFFWHIHSSGIPFDDFTEDHPVYREAVTLAQGGIVLSQFFVSLAVRTERQSILKTGLLSNPALLAAGGFGVAVMVAISYLPLLQAVFNTAPLDAADWAVLAGLGTLPLLADEGRKVWLRRRAARPKGGSR; the protein is encoded by the coding sequence ATGAGCGGCGAACAGGCGAGCACGGACCCGCTGGTACCGGATCTCCCCGCCGGTGAGGTCCTCACCGCGCTGGGCACCTCACGACGCGGCCTGCCGACGGCTCAGGCACGGGCCCGGCTGGAGAAGTACGGGTCCAACGAACTGCCGCGCGCCGGCCCTCGCGCCGTGTGGCGGCAGTTGGGTGCGCAGTTCACGGATCTCTTCGCGGTGGTGCTGATCGTCGCCTCGGGGATCACCTTCCTGGCGTACGGGCTGGAGGAGCCGCGTGACATCGGCACCTTTCAGCTTGCGGTGGCGATCCTGGGCGTCGTGGTCGTGAACGCCGCCATCGGCTTCGCCCAGGAGTACTCGGCCGAGCGAACGGCTCAGGCCCTGGAGGCGATGGTGCCCCACACCTGCCGGGTGCTGCGCGGCGGCGAACGGCTGGAGCTGCCCGCCCGGGAGCTGGTGCCGGGCGACGTGGTGGTGCTGGAGGCCGGGGACGCCGTGTCGGCGGACTGCCGGGTGGTGGAAGCGCACGAGCTGGCCGTGAACAACGCGCCGCTGACCGGGGAGAGCAACGCCGTCGGCCGCACGGCCGACCCGGTGGCCGCCGGACCGCCGTTGGAAGCCCGCAACTGTGTGTTCATGGGGACCGACGTCGTCGCCGGATCCGGGCGGGGCGTGGTCTTCGCCACCGGCGAGGCGACCGAGTTCGGAAGGATCTACCGGCTGGCCGCGGCCGCGCCGCGGCAGAAGACCCCGCTGCAGCTACAGGTGGCTTCGATGGCGCGGCGGGTGGCGGGGGCGGCCCTGGCGATCGGTGCCCTGATGTTCGCCGTGCGACTGCCCACCGGCGAATCCGCGGTGGCCCTGTTCGTGTTCGCACTGGGGGTGATGGTGGCGCTGGTGCCGGAAGGCCTGCCCGCGACGCTGTCGGTGTCGCTGGCGATCGGCGTACGGCGGATGGCACGCCGCCACGCCCTGATCAAACAGCTGCTGGCAGTGGAGGCGCTCGGGTCGACCACGGTCGTCTGCACCGACAAGACCGGGACGCTCACCCAGGCGGAGATGACCGTCACACAAGTGTGGGCGGGAGGTGCGCCGCACCCGGTGAGCGGTGTGGGGTACGAGCCGAGCGGCGCGGTCGCCGACGCCGCGCCGGTGCGCGAGCTGCTGCGGGTGGCGGGCCTGTGCTGCAACGCCCGGCTTGTTCCACCAGCGGGCCTCCGGGAGCACTGGCGGGTGCTCGGCGACACCACGGAGGGAGCGCTGCTCGTCGTCGCGGCCAAGGCCGGTCTGGATCTGGGCGCGGAGGAGGCGGCGGCGCCGCGGGTGACGGAGTTCCCCTTCGACTCGGACCGCAAGCTGATGACCACGGTGCACAAGACCGGCGCCGGCTACCAGGCGTGCGTCAAGGGAGCGCCCGGAGAGCTGCTGGCGCGGTGCACCGAGGTGGTGTGGGACGGGCGGCATGGGCTGCTGACTGGGGCGGACCGGGCGGCGGTCGCCGCGGCGGGTGACGCGCTGGCGTCGCAGGGGCTGCGGGTGCTGGCCGTCGCGTGGCGGGAGCTGGACGGGCCCCGCCCGATGCAGGAGGAGGCGGAGTCGGCGCTGACGCTGCTGGGACTGGTCGGCATGCTGGACCCGCCGCGTCCGGAGGTCACCGACGCGGTCGCCGTCTGCCGCCGGGCCGGCATCCGGATCGTCATGGTCACCGGCGACCACCCGCTGACCGGGGAGGCCGTGGCCCGCCGGGTCGGGCTCGTACGGCGGCCGGACCCGCTCGTGGTGACGGGCGCCCGGCTCGACGCGATGGACGACGAAGCGCTCGACTCACTTCTGGCCGAACCGTCCGAGCTGCTGCTGTGCCGGGTCAGCCCCGAGCACAAGATGCGCGTGGTCACCGCCTTCCAGCGGCGGGGCGAGGTCGTGGCGGTCACCGGGGACGGCGCGAACGACGCACCAGCACTCAAGCACGCCGACATCGGCGTGGCGATGGGAGCGTCCGGGACCGATGTCGCCCGGGAAGCTGCCTCGATGGTGCTGCTGGACGACTCGTTCGCGTCCATCGCAGCGGCGGTGCGGCTCGGCAGGTCCGTCTACCAGAACATCCGCAAGTTCCTGATCTACGTCTTCAGCAGCAACATCGGCGAGCTCGGCCCGATTCTGGCGGCGACGTTCGCCGGATTTCCGCTGGTGCCTATCAGCGCGGTGCAGATCCTTGCGATCGATCTGGGCTCGGACGTGATGCCCGCCCTGGCGCTGGGTGCGGAACGGCCTGAGCCGGATGTGATGGACCGCCCGCCGCGCTCCCGGCGCGAGCGGCTGTTCTCGGCAGCGGTGGTGGGGCGCATCCTGTTCCTCGGCGGCATCCAGGCGCTCGGCGTGTGCGCCGTGTTCTTCTGGCACATCCATTCCTCCGGCATCCCGTTCGACGACTTCACCGAGGACCACCCCGTCTACCGGGAGGCCGTGACGCTGGCCCAGGGCGGGATCGTGCTCAGCCAGTTCTTCGTCTCCCTCGCGGTGCGCACAGAGCGTCAGAGCATTCTGAAAACAGGTCTGCTGTCCAATCCGGCCCTGCTGGCGGCAGGCGGCTTCGGTGTCGCCGTCATGGTCGCGATCAGCTATC
- a CDS encoding anti-sigma factor antagonist (This anti-anti-sigma factor, or anti-sigma factor antagonist, belongs to a family that includes characterized members SpoIIAA, RsbV, RsfA, and RsfB.), whose product MCESRRTHAHPRRNGGLLPPVPTEQLRRAILAVFRSWNGERARLYRRRERIPDDLGTAVTVQRTPHPTERTVGGTTVVTVRGEIDLLTAPGLAARLDVLTAGPCPDLVLDLSQVSFMDCTGLGVLCRARNRVMARHGRLRLATDSTLIRLILRHAGLAGVFELLRSLPDDVADTPATEADAVTAARPVPGLR is encoded by the coding sequence TTGTGCGAGTCGCGGCGCACTCATGCTCATCCACGACGAAACGGGGGACTACTTCCCCCAGTCCCGACCGAGCAGCTGCGCCGCGCGATCCTAGCCGTCTTCCGCTCCTGGAACGGCGAACGCGCCCGCCTCTACCGCCGCCGCGAGCGCATCCCCGACGACCTGGGCACCGCCGTCACCGTGCAGCGCACTCCGCATCCCACGGAGCGCACGGTCGGCGGGACCACCGTCGTGACAGTGCGTGGCGAGATCGACCTGCTCACGGCACCGGGTCTGGCGGCGCGCCTCGACGTACTGACCGCCGGTCCGTGCCCCGACCTGGTACTGGACCTGAGTCAGGTGTCGTTCATGGACTGCACCGGGCTGGGGGTCCTGTGCCGGGCGCGGAACCGGGTCATGGCACGGCACGGCCGTCTACGTCTGGCCACCGACAGCACCCTCATCCGGCTGATCCTCCGGCACGCCGGTCTGGCGGGCGTCTTCGAATTGCTCCGGTCCCTGCCCGATGACGTGGCCGATACGCCGGCCACCGAAGCTGACGCAGTTACGGCGGCCCGACCGGTCCCAGGGCTCCGCTGA
- a CDS encoding CBS domain-containing protein gives MKHNKVGSVMTTDVVRAACGTPFTEVARLLADHRISGLPVVDEDDRVIGVISETDLMAHQAAPPAPCEPSRRFRFAVLNPGVRRRAAKATARTAGQLMSTPPFTVHADDTIIEAARTMARRHVERLPVLDEEDRLVGIVTRRDLLQVFLRPDAEIRDEVIDEVLVRALWLAPSSIDVSVTEGVVTLAGQLERRSETAIAASMTRQIDGVVAVADRLTWRLDDTRLRSDEQALHGVTDDVLRKL, from the coding sequence ATGAAACACAACAAGGTCGGCTCCGTCATGACCACGGACGTGGTCCGGGCCGCCTGCGGAACCCCGTTCACAGAGGTGGCCCGGCTGCTCGCCGACCACCGGATCAGTGGACTGCCCGTGGTGGACGAGGACGACCGAGTCATCGGCGTCATCTCCGAAACCGACCTGATGGCCCACCAGGCCGCGCCCCCCGCCCCGTGCGAGCCCAGCCGCCGCTTCCGATTCGCTGTGCTGAATCCCGGCGTGCGGCGCCGGGCCGCGAAGGCGACGGCGCGCACGGCCGGCCAGCTGATGAGCACGCCACCGTTCACCGTGCACGCCGACGACACCATCATCGAGGCCGCGCGGACCATGGCCCGGCGGCACGTGGAGCGGTTGCCGGTGCTCGACGAAGAGGACCGGCTGGTCGGCATCGTCACCCGGCGCGACCTGCTCCAGGTCTTTCTGCGGCCCGACGCGGAGATCCGCGACGAGGTGATCGACGAGGTACTGGTACGTGCGCTGTGGCTGGCACCGAGCAGTATCGACGTCTCCGTCACCGAAGGCGTGGTCACGCTCGCAGGCCAACTGGAACGCAGGAGTGAGACGGCCATCGCCGCATCCATGACCCGGCAGATCGACGGCGTGGTCGCCGTCGCCGACAGGCTCACCTGGCGCCTGGACGACACGCGTCTGCGGTCGGACGAACAGGCGCTGCACGGCGTGACCGACGACGTTCTGCGAAAACTGTGA
- a CDS encoding universal stress protein: MRLELPLVVGVDGSDGCLVALDWAVDEAARHGLSLRLVYASLWERYEGITPAVSAERPSEQVMADHIVASAAKRARRRNPDVKVSAVVLPAEAADALLRESNSASALVTGSRGRGELKGLLLGSVGLAVAARAHCPVIVVRGDKAGLAGTHERILLGAGDPASGGEAARFALREAEVRGCTLDVVRAWRKPVHETTDTGGLAEAPARYHEERARAQLDELIRDPVAGHPDVRLRRTTVEGPARKVLVDRSAAADLVIVGARRRQDPFGLQLGRVVHTLLHHAQCPVAVVPQHL, translated from the coding sequence ATGAGGCTGGAACTGCCCCTGGTCGTGGGCGTGGACGGATCGGACGGTTGCCTGGTGGCGCTCGACTGGGCGGTGGATGAGGCCGCCCGGCACGGACTCTCGCTGCGGCTGGTGTACGCCTCCCTCTGGGAGCGTTACGAGGGCATCACCCCGGCGGTCAGTGCCGAACGCCCGTCGGAGCAGGTGATGGCCGACCACATCGTCGCCTCAGCGGCGAAGCGGGCCCGGCGGCGCAACCCCGACGTGAAGGTGTCCGCCGTCGTCCTCCCGGCCGAAGCGGCGGACGCGCTTCTGCGGGAGAGCAACAGCGCCTCCGCCCTGGTCACCGGTTCGCGGGGCCGTGGCGAGCTGAAGGGACTGCTGCTCGGTTCCGTCGGGCTGGCCGTCGCAGCCCGTGCGCACTGTCCGGTGATCGTGGTGCGGGGCGACAAGGCCGGCCTGGCCGGTACCCACGAGCGGATCCTCCTCGGGGCCGGGGATCCCGCATCCGGCGGAGAAGCGGCGCGGTTCGCCCTTCGTGAGGCCGAGGTGCGAGGGTGCACCCTCGACGTGGTCCGGGCCTGGCGCAAACCCGTGCACGAGACCACCGACACGGGCGGGCTCGCCGAGGCACCCGCCCGGTACCACGAGGAGCGGGCCCGCGCCCAGCTGGACGAGCTGATCCGTGACCCGGTCGCCGGCCACCCGGACGTGCGGTTGCGCCGCACGACGGTCGAGGGGCCCGCCCGCAAGGTACTGGTGGACCGCTCGGCCGCGGCCGACCTCGTGATCGTCGGAGCGCGGCGACGGCAGGACCCCTTCGGGCTCCAGCTCGGCCGGGTGGTACACACACTCCTGCACCACGCCCAGTGCCCTGTTGCGGTCGTGCCGCAGCACCTATGA
- a CDS encoding universal stress protein, with protein MTGADGRRPIVVGVDPDPSKRLVLAWATDEADRRHLPLRLVHAQGVPTGGYRSGEARPSWEEWNRALHGLGEQVLKEAVAFVESRRPAVEVSTLLAEGEPAWVLREEARGAALVVVGSWHLSRRREMFSAASVVLPLTAHAPCPVAVVPEPEHVTQQPAYFVVGVDGSPHSAAAVDVAFEEAALRGAFLRALYVWHPPLLGVLDEEAAVRECRRVLSETVAGRTALHPDVELHHEVVRGHPVRVLTESSEHALGLVVGTRGHGGFTGMLLGSVSQGVLHHARCPVITVPA; from the coding sequence ATGACTGGTGCGGACGGGCGTCGGCCGATCGTGGTGGGCGTCGACCCGGACCCTTCGAAGCGGTTGGTCCTCGCCTGGGCCACCGACGAGGCGGACCGACGTCACCTGCCGCTGCGGCTCGTCCACGCCCAGGGTGTGCCGACCGGCGGATACCGGTCGGGCGAGGCGCGGCCGTCCTGGGAGGAGTGGAACCGGGCGCTGCACGGGCTGGGTGAGCAGGTGCTCAAGGAGGCGGTCGCCTTTGTCGAGTCCCGGCGTCCGGCGGTGGAGGTGTCGACGCTGCTGGCGGAAGGAGAGCCGGCGTGGGTCCTGCGCGAGGAGGCTCGGGGCGCCGCCCTGGTCGTGGTGGGCTCCTGGCACCTGAGCAGGCGGCGCGAGATGTTCTCCGCCGCCTCTGTGGTGCTCCCGCTCACCGCCCACGCTCCCTGCCCGGTCGCGGTCGTGCCGGAGCCGGAGCACGTCACCCAGCAGCCTGCGTACTTCGTGGTCGGCGTCGACGGCAGCCCGCATTCGGCCGCGGCGGTGGATGTGGCGTTCGAGGAGGCGGCCCTGCGCGGAGCGTTCCTGCGGGCCCTGTACGTGTGGCATCCGCCGCTCCTCGGTGTCCTCGATGAGGAAGCCGCGGTGCGGGAGTGCCGCCGGGTGCTCTCGGAGACGGTCGCGGGCCGCACCGCGTTGCATCCGGACGTGGAGCTGCACCACGAGGTTGTCCGCGGACACCCGGTGCGGGTCCTGACGGAGTCCTCGGAACACGCCCTGGGTCTGGTCGTGGGAACCAGGGGACACGGAGGGTTCACCGGCATGTTGCTGGGCTCGGTGAGCCAGGGAGTGCTGCACCACGCCCGCTGCCCCGTCATCACGGTCCCGGCGTGA
- a CDS encoding universal stress protein: MANPVVVGVDGSPSSLHAVEVAALEAGLRGVGLRLVHAFGWPSMHVPPGGPPWNAAAAGVRELVDGTLIEAEQRARRAAPQVETTREVTVGEPLMVLEIESRSAALVVVGSRGLGAFGSILLGSTAVHLAAHGRCPVLVVRGRPDPNGPVLLAVDGSPAGEKAVEFAFAEASLRGVDLVALHVWNTWSERAYEGPGDPLNVVVDIERLREEEQRLLDDTLSPWQERHPGVTVQRRLVRSRVRPALIEASRESQLVVAGARGRGGFTGLLLGSVSQALLHHAHCPVAVVRGGKRES, from the coding sequence GTGGCGAATCCGGTCGTCGTGGGAGTGGACGGCTCGCCATCGAGCCTGCACGCGGTGGAGGTCGCGGCACTCGAGGCCGGTCTGCGCGGCGTGGGCCTACGGCTCGTGCACGCCTTCGGGTGGCCGTCGATGCACGTACCGCCTGGCGGGCCCCCGTGGAATGCGGCTGCGGCGGGGGTGCGTGAGCTGGTGGACGGCACACTGATCGAGGCCGAGCAGCGGGCCCGCAGAGCAGCGCCACAAGTGGAGACAACGCGAGAGGTCACCGTCGGTGAGCCACTGATGGTGCTGGAGATCGAGTCGCGTTCTGCGGCGCTCGTCGTGGTCGGCAGCCGCGGGCTGGGCGCGTTCGGCAGCATTCTGCTGGGCTCCACCGCCGTGCACCTGGCCGCGCACGGCCGCTGCCCGGTGCTTGTGGTGCGTGGCCGGCCGGACCCGAACGGTCCGGTGCTGCTGGCGGTCGACGGCTCACCGGCGGGCGAGAAAGCCGTCGAGTTCGCCTTCGCCGAGGCGTCTCTGCGCGGCGTGGACCTGGTGGCCCTGCACGTGTGGAACACCTGGAGCGAGCGGGCCTACGAGGGTCCTGGTGATCCTCTGAACGTGGTGGTGGACATCGAGCGGCTCCGCGAGGAGGAGCAGCGGTTGCTGGACGACACGCTGTCTCCGTGGCAGGAACGCCACCCCGGCGTCACCGTACAGCGGCGCTTGGTCCGCTCCCGGGTCCGCCCGGCCCTGATCGAGGCCAGCCGCGAGTCACAGCTGGTCGTGGCCGGTGCCCGCGGCCGCGGCGGCTTCACGGGACTGCTGCTCGGCTCGGTCAGCCAGGCACTGCTGCACCACGCGCACTGCCCCGTCGCCGTAGTACGTGGCGGAAAGCGGGAAAGCTGA
- a CDS encoding flavodoxin domain-containing protein, with protein sequence MPTNVLVAYGTTNGSTAEIAETIAEVLREDGLTVDALPGRSVPSAAPYDAVVVGGGLYAGRWHKDARRFVRRHGKVLAERPLWFFSSGPLDPSASERDIPPVPGVKKARVRLDAREHVTFGGCLREGAQGWVARMIVRNGKGGDFRDFDQIKAWAARIGQELTS encoded by the coding sequence ATGCCGACGAACGTGCTGGTCGCCTACGGAACGACGAACGGATCCACCGCGGAGATCGCCGAGACCATCGCCGAAGTCCTGCGCGAGGACGGGCTGACGGTCGACGCCCTCCCGGGCCGGTCCGTGCCGAGCGCAGCGCCGTACGACGCCGTCGTGGTCGGCGGCGGGCTGTACGCCGGTCGCTGGCACAAGGACGCCCGCCGCTTCGTCCGGCGCCACGGCAAGGTCCTGGCCGAACGCCCGCTGTGGTTCTTCAGCAGCGGTCCGCTCGACCCCTCGGCATCGGAGCGGGACATCCCGCCCGTGCCGGGAGTGAAGAAGGCCAGGGTCCGGCTCGACGCCAGGGAACATGTCACCTTCGGCGGCTGCCTTCGGGAGGGCGCGCAGGGATGGGTCGCCCGGATGATCGTCCGTAACGGAAAGGGCGGGGACTTCCGGGACTTCGACCAGATCAAGGCATGGGCGGCGCGGATCGGCCAGGAGCTGACGAGTTGA